A region from the Mya arenaria isolate MELC-2E11 chromosome 2, ASM2691426v1 genome encodes:
- the LOC128211307 gene encoding long-chain-fatty-acid--CoA ligase 5-like, giving the protein MQYIRDAAGNPNPSTLALGAAATVTVAAASFYAATRPTPLAPPVDMDNQSIRLPDGSRTSTWVPDGKSFIEYAHEDARTTHECFKRGLRISRNKPCLGRRNGPNRSYTWLTYQEVFDMAKDFGSGLLEEGLEPGAETIVGIYAANRVEWTVTDQACSMFSIVTCALYDTLGPDVCAYIINQTEMPLVICENAAKAQLLLDKGGSLKSLKCLIIMDPISDQNRTTAQLHDIKLVQFETVQNAGRANPKDAVPPSPDDLCLICYTSGTTGDPKGAMMTHRSMIANLASISVFASKGGVGITAEDSSLSYLPLAHVFERGLQTIFFMNGARLGFSSGDVKLLTDDLQALKPTVFPTVPRLLNRIYDKVISGVKTSKLKSMLFSLACSSKEKELRRRIIRKDSIWDWLVFGKIQALLGGRVRLVFTASAPLEPKVLNFTRCAFGCVVIEGYGQTENTAGISFNIPGEYEPGHCGPPLPCNIVKLEDVPEMDYYAKDDKGEVLCKGPSVFCGYYKSEDKTKEALDEDGWLHTGDIGQWLPNGCLKIIDRKKNIFKLSQGEYVAAEKIENTYMRSQFVAQAFIEGDSLQPYLMGVMVPDEEELMAWAAKNDASGSYRELCARKDVKEIILKDINAVGKKAGLKGFEMVKDIIVYPELFSVDNGLLTPTFKNKRPNLRKFFKTQIQELYKKHSSS; this is encoded by the exons ATGCAGTACATTCGAGATGCAGCCGGAAATCCTAATCCGTCTACACTGGCGCTTGGAGCCGCGGCGACGGTGACGGTAGCGGCCGCCAGTTTCTACGCCGCCACCAGACCCACACCTCTCGCGCCGCCTGTAGATATGGACAATCAATCCATCAGACTTCCG GACGGGTCGCGAACAAGCACCTGGGTGCCGGACGGGAAATCGTTCATAGAATACGCCCACGAGGATGCACGGACCACGCACGAGTGCTTCAAGCGGGGACTCAGGATCAGCA GAAATAAGCCATGCCTTGGTAGAAGGAACGGCCCTAACAGATCCTACACCTGGCTCACGTACCAAGAG GTGTTCGATATGGCCAAGGACTTTGGATCCGGGCTTCTGGAAGAAGGTTTAGAGCCTGGTGCAGAAACCATTGTGGGAATCTACGCTGCTAACCGGGTGGAG TGGACGGTGACTGACCAGGCGTGCAGCATGTTCTCCATTGTCACGTGCGCCCTCTACGACACTCTTGGACCTGACGTGTGCGCCTACATAATCAACCAGA CCGAGATGCCTTTAGTTATCTGTGAGAACGCGGCGAAGGCACAGCTGCTGCTGGACAAGGGTGGGAGCCTCAAGTCGCTCAAGTGTCTAATCATCATGGACCCTATTAGCGACCAGAACAGAACCACCGCGCAATTACACGACATCAAACTCGTACAGTTTGAGACTGTACAG AATGCAGGAAGAGCTAACCCAAAAGACGCTGTG CCTCCGTCCCCGGACGACCTATGCCTGATCTGCTACACGAGCGGCACCACGGGTGACCCAAAGGGCGCAATGATGACGCACAGGAGCATGATAGCCAACCTCGCATCCATATCCGTCTTCGCCAGT AAAGGCGGAGTAGGAATTACAGCTGAAGACAGTAGCCTTTCATATCTGCCATTGGCACACGTTTTTGAGAGGGGATTGCAG acgattttttttatgaatggtGCGCGGCTAGGGTTCTCTTCCGGAGACGTGAAGCTGCTGACGGACGACTTGCAGGCGCTCAAACCCACCGTGTTCCCTACCGTCCCCAGACTTCTCAACCGGATATATGACAAG GTCATTTCTGGAGTGAAGACCAGTAAACTGAAAtccatgttgttttcattggcATGCAGCTCAAAAGAAAAGGAACTCAGAAG ACGTATTATCCGGAAGGACAGTATCTGGGACTGGCTGGTGTTCGGGAAGATCCAAGCACTACTTGGAGGCCGGGTGAGGCTCGTCTTCACAGCCTCAGCACCGCTAGAACCAAAGGTGCTCAACTTCACAAGATGTGCCTTCGGATGTGTG GTGATCGAAGGGTACGGTCAGACAGAAAATACTGCTGGCATTTCCTTCAATATTCCCGGAGAGTACGAACCag GGCACTGTGGACCGCCGTTGCCGTGTAACATTGTGAAGCTCGAGGATGTACCGGAAATGGATTACTACGCTAAGGACGACAAAGGAGAG gTTTTATGCAAAGGCCCGAGCGTGTTTTGCGGCTATTACAAGAGCGAGGACAAAACTAAGGAAGCCCTGGACGAAGACGGCTGGTTGCACACTGGCGACATCGGGCAATGGCTTCCG AACGGATGTCTCAAGATCATTGACCGGAAGAAGAACATCTTCAAGTTGTCACAGGGCGAGTATGTTGCCGCGGAAAAGATAGAGAACACGTACATGCGCAGCCAGTTTGTGGCCCAGGCTTTCATCGAGGGAGACAGTCTGCAG CCCTACTTGATGGGTGTGATGGTTCCGGATGAGGAGGAGCTGATGGCCTGGGCGGCTAAGAACGACGCCTCTGGCTCTTATCGGGAGCTGTGCGCCAGAAAA GACGTTAAAGAGATAATATTAAAGGACATTAACGCCGTCGGAAAGAAAGCCGGACTAAAAGGCTTTGAGATG GTGAAAGACATCATTGTGTACCCGGAGCTCTTTAGTGTAGATAATGGACTCTTGACACCAACTTTCAAGAACAAAAGACCAAATCTGAGAAAGTTCTTCAAGACTCAGATACAAGAACTGTACAAGAAACATTCTTCATCATAA
- the LOC128211314 gene encoding meiotic recombination protein DMC1/LIM15 homolog produces the protein MLEAEDQVVEEAVGVDDDEESLFQDIDLLQNHGINVADIKKLKQSGICTIKGVQMTTRKKLCNIKGISEAKMEKIKEAANKLIDPGFLTALEYADKRKCVFSITSGSQELDKLLGGGIESMAITEAFGEFRTGKTQLSHTLCVTAQLPGANGYTGGKVVFIDTENTFRPDRLRDIADRFNLDQSAVLDNVLYARAYTSEHQYELLDYVAAKFYEESGVFKLLIMDSIMALFRVDFSGRGELADRQQKLAQMLSKLQKIAEEYNVAVFITNQMTADPGAAMSFAVDPKKPIGGHILAHASTTRLSLRKGRGETRICKIYDSPDKPESEATFAITQGGINDAKE, from the exons ATGCTAGAGGCTGAGGACCAGGTGGTTGAAGAGGCtgttggtgttgatgatgaCGAA GAGTCACTTTTCCAAGACATTGATTTGCTCCAGAATCATGGCata AATGTTGCTGATATTAAAAAGTTGAAGCAAAGTGGCATTTGCACAATTAAG GGCGTTCAAATGACCACCCGTAAAAAGCTATGCAATATCAAGGGTATTTCAGAAGCTAAAATGGAGAAAATCAAAGAAGCTGCCAACAAATTAATAGATCCTGGATTTTTAACAGCTTTAGAGTATGCTGACAAAAGGAAATGTGTCTTCAGCATTACAAGTGGGAGTCAAGAGTTGGA CAAACTACTTGGTGGTGGTATTGAGAGTATGGCTATCACAGAAGCTTTTGGGGAATTCAGGACTGGGAAAACGCAGCTATCCCATACCTTGTGCG TGACTGCGCAACTTCCTGGAGCAAATGGCTACACCGGAGGCAAAGTCGTTTTCATTGATACGGAGAACACGTT TCGGCCAGACAGACTGCGGGACATAGCTGACAGGTTCAATCTTGACCAGAGTGCAGTCTTGGACAATGTTCTTTACGCCAGAGCTTATACAA GTGAACATCAGTACGAGTTGCTGGATTATGTTGCAGCTAAGTTTTATGAAGAAAGCGGAGTCTTCAAACTTCTG ATCATGGACTCCATCATGGCCCTTTTTCGAGTAGACTTCAGTGGTCGCGGAGAACTGGCAGACAGACAGCAGAAACTCGCACAGATGCTTTCAAAACTCCAGAAAATTGCTGAAG AATACAATGTGGCTGTGTTCATCACAAACCAGATGACTGCAGATCCGGGGGCAGCTATGTC GTTCGCCGTGGACCCGAAAAAGCCTATTGGCGGCCACATCCTGGCCCACGCCTCCACCACAAGACTCAGTCTAAGGAAGGGTAGGGGAGAGACCAGGATATGCAAGATATACGATAG CCCGGACAAACCAGAAAGCGAAGCTACGTTTGCCATCACACAAGGAGGCATCAATGACGCTAAGGAGTGA
- the LOC128242926 gene encoding NHP2-like protein 1, translating into MADEVNPKAFPLADADLTQKILDLVQQAANYKQLRKGANEATKTLNRGISEFIVMAADAEPLEILLHLPLLCEDKNIPYVFVKSKQALGRACGVSRPVIACSVTVNEGSQLKSVIQATQLSIEKLLI; encoded by the exons ATG GCTGATGAAGTGAACCCAAAAGCTTTCCCTCTGGCAGATGCTGATCTAACACAGAAAATTCTGGACCTTGTTCAGCAGGCTGCAAACTACAAGCAACTCAGAAAAGGGGCTAATGAAG CAACAAAGACTCTGAACCGAGGAATTTCTGAGTTCATAGTGATGGCAGCAGATGCTGAACCTCTGGAGATTCTTCTCCATCTTCCCTTGCTGTGTgaggacaag AACATTCCCTACGTGTTTGTCAAGTCTAAGCAAG CGCTGGGTCGAGCATGTGGAGTAAGTCGTCCAGTGATCGCCTGCTCAGTGACTGTAAATGAGGGCTCGCAGTTGAAGTCCGTAATCCAAGCAACTCAACTTAGCATCGAGAAACTCCTCATCTAA